GATCTACCTGATGAGCCCTTCAAAAGATGATCGTGATTGATTAGTTTTGCCTGCAGAGGTCGGAAGGGGAGGCTGAAGCTGTCGGACAGGAAGCCTTGTGTCCGAGCgtctttatttcatatttccacTTTTCAGGTAAGTTATGAGTATTTCTGTTCTTGAACTTCAGAAAATGCTTTATAAATGGTTtcgtgtgtgttttatttacatgtaagctgcattttgaatgtttttgagcaaactattttaatgtttaaaacccTTCGGTGACTGCTAGCTTAACTCGGTCCTCTCGGTGGGCAGCATGGCGCAGCACCTTAATAAGCATGCATAGAAAGCATACAGGGTGGttttgatatattgatatattgtatAACAGTGAGGGACACTTAAAGCAAGATGTTGTTAGTATGTATATGTTTGCTACATTTTTTCTAGGTATAATTATTACTGCATTTGTGAGTTCATTTCAAAGCAATAGCACAAGAAACAGTAAAATAAGAAATGTGACAAATACAATGGGAaataatttacatacattttaaattcaaaatgcatttaattgtaataatttcatttcatttgtattaATTTAATGAACGATTGAACTTACCTGTTATATTTGAGTTTACCTGttgaaaatagaaatgctaaGCTTTACATTACTTACCTGCTAAATGTTGTTAAAGGAGGAACATTAGAGtggaaaaatgaaatgtaacacTAGATATTTCTGTACATGGCTATATTCATGTTTAAAGTATTGTGTAACTTTGTATGCCTTTTAAACAATTACACTCTCAATGAAGCTGCCAGAGAGGAAGCCTTGTGTCCCAGTGTCTTTATTGATATTTCCCCTTCAAGGGTGTAACATATACACCAAATGGTAGacacactgtactgtagtgtagaggcagatatcctcctggaggtggtggagaccaaaacaaagCTATAAGGAACCTGAATATCTGATTGACATTCATCAAATGACTGGAATCACATAGGCagggttgggagggttactttaAAATGGTATTCTGATACATTTACCTATAGTtacttgtcaaaaaatgtagttAGTAATCCAAGtacaaaaacattaaagcaaTGTAACTTGATTACTTTGTTATTTTAGGACTACTGCAATATGTAATAAAGACATAGGGTATACACTCAGCACTAAATTGACCACTTTCTATACTAGATAAAAACCATCTTATCTAACTGTGGCTGCAGCAGGTCatgtcaggtgtgtgttttattcagtGATTCATATTGCTCATATTGATCTACAGTAATGTTATTTGTTCACCTGCAAAGTATTTATTGAAAGtgcttttccaaacagtttccatggGTGACTTCTCAGATAGTTCTGTGTAACAAATCATGAGGCATGTGAGGTTAAGGTTCTCCTACAGTATATACTTGAAAAGGGAGGGGGGTTGTTAAAATAGAGATGCCCATTCAGCTGTAAGCAACAAGAAGTCATGTGGCttagtgtatgtatgtatatgagaGAATTGGATACACATTCAAAGTCATCATTCACACCACCTACTTGATCCAATTTAATTACTTTGTGTTTCCTCTAGTTGATACAAGGGACCTCTTCACTAATGCATTTGCTTGTTATTTGTGAAGAGAATTTGACATCCGTTAATGCATGATATGTAGCACTTAAGCAAAAAGTAAGGGTAGACAGTGTGCTTTAATTATTCACACTCTTACTTATAATGTGTGCAGTAATGTCtaataaacaaatacaacacagcAATGTCACACTTCAAGAATatcttaattttaaaaaatactataaaagTAACACAACAATTttgcaaaatgtcaaactattcctttatcatgtttttgaaaaatatacattttaaagactCTTCCAataattgatttttgttttgttttttggttagCAAGTAGAAAAAGACTTAGTACTTCTACAGCCTCTGTCATAATAGATGAGGCCACACCATTTTTCAGAAAATTGCATTATTTAATAAagtaattaacaaaaaaaaaaacaagaaaaaaaacatggaatGGCATGCGGTAATATCCAACATACATACTTGTGCATATCTGCTAAGTGATCAGTGACAAATGCATGTACATAAATCATTGGGAGGAGCCCAGGTGACTTCTCTATTAGTTGGCCAAAAATCTCTTCCCTGACATGGTGAAGGGATAGTGTAACGGCCAGCATACAGTAAGCTCATATCATACCATATCATCAGTAACATTTCTCTGCTCCAATGGACCAGACAAGAAAACAAGCAAAGCCGGCTCAATGGCAAagagctgaaaacagctgcGACATCAGACAACACTACAACCAATACAGTACTTATGTATGAGGATATGCATCGACACATTCAATGTTGACACACAGCAACATGTGTGCCGCATACTCTGttcactttacatttgaatcaCTCTGTATACAATGGTGCTCCTTGGGGGTGTGATAGCAGGCtgtgtaaatgtataaaaaaatactgatatGATGAAAAGAGTAAATGTCTGTTGGGCTCGAGGGATTTCCTTGGATTTCATTTTCCAGCATTCAAGCCTTAGTCTGTAGCGACTGAGTCTCTGTAACATCTCAGGACATACGCAACCAGAAGCTTGGTGGCCAGTAGACGCCAGCTTCACCGTTGTGCTGATGAGAAACCTTAGTCTGGGCTAAGGCTGCTGTTCAGGCCAGTGAGTATGATATCTTATGGGGATTTGAGCTTTTTGGTCCGAGGAGAGGCTCCATTCTCAGCTTTAAGAACTCCGTTTTCATGGTGCCCAACTAGTGAGGAGAAACAGAGGTGAGAGGTCAGGCCCTCGACTAACACAGGACATATCAGACATTAAGAAAGCTAAGAGTGATGAGAAAGAAATGGCACCAAAAAATGATTACTATGAATCTGGCtttgaaaaaaattactcaCACAGTTGTTGCCACATTTTTCTGTAACTATCTAATAGATGACATCAGTGTATTATGATTATGATATAATTATGTTTAAGTGGCTGTTTTTACTCACGTGAGTCTCTCTTCAGTGGCCGTAGGGGTTGTTTTGCAGCGGCCTTCTTGCGAACAGCCTGTTCGTGTCTGAACTCCCTCCAGCGCCTCAGCTGGAAGCGAATAAACTTCCACAGTAGCCAAGATTGAGTCAAACATACCAGCAGTAGAACAGTCATCCTGAAAGGGCCAGAGACAGGAGGATTAGTGACTGTGTTTTGGAAAATGGACCTGATGATGTGCCAGATTgaattaatttaaagaaaaacttgcaggttgattatttatttattggatttAAAGTTTATGTATCATGAAAATGATCCTGTGAAAAGTTAATGTATGATTTTATTAGTTCATTAAGGCAGAAATTAAGATGCATTATGAGCAACCCAGTCCCATTCCAGCTGCTATACACTGTACAGTATTAAGTACTAATGGGTCATAGTAGTTGTCATTAAGAgaatttgtatttttactttttgttttgttctgtattttatcatttgtcaTCATTGTGGATACATTTTTTGCAAGCTGCACAAATTCCAGCATGTCAGGAAATTAAGCTCACTTTCCTAACAGGAAAAGCAACAGCTAGCTTTCATGTAAGCTTCATCAGCTCTGCCTTCAGCAGCAGTCTTTGTTTCTAATGTTTTTAACTTCCAAATTGTGCCAGCTGATTGCTCAACACAGTCTGATGATTGTCTGAACATTATAGAAACACTCTCAGTTCCTCTGATATcccacatctttttttaaattgtgttcagTGTCCAAAAGGAACATACCATTTCTTTAATGCCTGACATGTTGGTAAAACTGTTTCCTcatgtttttagtttagtttaagcTGATTTTTAATgtctaatattttcttttcaacatATTGTTTCTGTTGTGAAAGTCCAGGGAGGCTTTGGATGTAGGAATGAAGGACCTGAAGCTGTAGAGGCCAGCCATCATAATTTAATCCAGTCATtgaatgaaatgtattatttgggTCAGTCCATGTAGTACATTTTATATCACTGAAAGTGATCTTAATATTTTTATCTCTCAGCATATGCATCAGCCCTGAGGGAGGACTTCTTCAGGTCACCAAAGACTCTACAAGACAGCAGTGCTGCTCTGTCCTCCACTGCACTGAAGTCACTTTCCAGATCCTGCTAGCAGATTACAAAACACAGGGCAGGCAGCCTGTAACTTGCAAAGCCTTGACGGTTTAACAGAGGACCTTAGTCTGAAACCCAGCATGGATGCTGTGGTTTTCAGTTTGTAGTTTGACAACTATCTATCTACTAAAGtaagtctgtctgtgtgtatgtcctTCATGTATGTCTTGAACCGTCTAATCAACCCCACACTTGACGGGTACATTGCTTTGGAACAAAAGAAGAACAGTGCCAGATTTTGGACAAGCAGCataattaatatgaataaactTAAACTCTGAATAAACAAGTGATCAGCTGCTCCACTCTGCAGCGGTGGGGCGACTGCATGTCATGAACACAGCTGTACAAACCCTAGCAAGCTGATATGTGTGCTTTAGTTTCTATTGTGGGTAAGTATCTTAACCAGTAGACCATCACTACAAATGTTGGTAATGCCCAATATGTCATAGCAATCGTTACAGCATTTTGAGGTGACATAACACTGTGTTACATACTGCAGCAGCACATCTGCCCGCTTCTTTTTTCAGTTATAACTGAATTTGCGCCCTATGgtcatttcttcttttaatccTTGTTCATTTCTGATGCTTTGGACACTTAGCAGGATCAAAATTATGCCTTTGTAATCCATCATATGCTtaagaataaatatttaaaccTCATCAGTGTCTAGTAGCATTGAGATCCATTCATTTCTTATTGTTCAACTTGACAGCTTCTGGTTTCGTTCCCACAGTCACTTCTggtttttgttgggttttttttatgtggaACTGAAATTCTCTCACAAAATGAAATcactgtataaatatatatatgcatattttATGAAATCTAGTTCctcattttattacaaatgtaTTCACTGGGGTCCAACCTGTGTTAAAAAACAGTTATTTGGGTGAGAGTGCTGCTGTTACACACTGTCACAAATAATGGTGGAAATCAAGAATGGAGTAAATAAGTCAAAATGAGGGAGGAGAGTTCAAATAAAAGAATATTGGCCTGTCACAATATATACAGATATATCTTCAGCTCATGGTCATTGTAGCTGCAGATAAAAAGCATTTGATTGATTTGTAGGAGACTAGCCACAACTACTATTActttaaaattgaaatgttattttatttcaattagtGTCAAGGAAATCCTGGCTACATTAACTGTGATGTTATAAAACCATGAAAGGTCAGACAATAAAAGGGTgactttttattattgtaaaacaatacaaaggtgACTGTTTTATAGGCACTACGTGTGATCTGGCTATAAAGTTGTTATAGTAGTTGTAAAAAGTAATAACAGTGTCACAAAATGAATCATTACTCACACATGTTGCTCATTTTCTCACCTCAATACTGTATGAGTAGGGAAGGCCTCACCTTATCAGTACAGTGTTGAAGTTGCCCATATCCAAGTCCAGGCCCTGGTTTTCAGAACGAGCCAAACCAAACCCAACGGCGAGGAACATCAGGGTCAGAGTAGACATCCGTGTAAACACAAAGCTGATCGCCCACAGGTCAAACCTGAGGGACGACACACAATGAAGATACGGTtaacaagaaagaaaacatcaacTGAAAAAGAAGCATGAGAGAACAAGTCTCTGATTCAAGCTTGATCAATTcaataaaagaaacattaaatcTAGTGATGTTAGTTACATTTTCTGGTGGCTCTCATCAGTAAAGTAGAAGAGTCTGGCGATGTGGAAGCCCAGCTCTGACACATACTGAAGGAAGAGGAGCACCAGACCCACACGACTCAAACTGAACAGGAACAAGAAGATGACAGATTAGttgataaaacaaataataatcctGTGACATCCATATAAATTACCATGAAGACTATACTCAATATTTATAGATTGTCCTTAACTACATGTAAGAATTCAGGTTCAAACTTCAACTTCAGTGttctatttctgtttgttttctttctttcttcctttgaaTTTGCAGGTTTTCAAAGAGATGCTCCTACTGGATGCTTACTTTAACAAATAGGCTGCAGAGATGTGCAGCAGATACAGGCAGATGTACTGGAGCTGGCGAGAAATCTCctcctgaaaaacaaacagctgttaTCCACAAAAGGtagtgcttttttaaaattagaatCCTAGAACATTTTGTTGTCATTCTCTGTCCAATGCTCAAAACATATtcaagaatacacacacacgcacacacacacacacacacacacacacacacaaaaacatgtgtagAGCTCTAGTAACAATCCAGTACGGCCTCCTCACTGACCTTGCGTACTTTCTGGAAGTAAAGCTCTGGCAAGGCATGGAGCCAGTAGGCCAGCTGAGTGAGGTAGAAAAACTTCACCTGAAACCTGGAGCAGAAgtacagagacagaaagcaTGATGAGGATACACAGCTGCCACATGGATACCTTCCACTGGAtgggatttttttcttatgCATATGCCCACCACAGTACATTTTAATacagtcatttgtttttttaatgcagatttttatctgcagataataaaaatatacatgcaGATATACATGTTGTTTATCAAATGCATTTCTACTCAGAAAAAATCATCACTATCTATAAGTCATGCAATATACTTTTAGCCAATACAACTCGTATTGAttttatatgtacatatatcACTGACAGTGTTAAATACACATCAGTCATACCTGAGGTGTACATGGGGATAGTTCTCCCAAAGGCTGCTGGGATGCAGGAGATATCCTTCCTGTATGAAGAAAATAGAAGAGTACTTGGAAAGGCTTCAATactgttatttgtgtgtgtctcagaaGGAAATAAACTACCTCTCCTTTCACTGAATCACAGTACAATTTCACTCACTGTTATGAGGATGTAAAGGCCCCACACACTAGACACcaagtgaaacacacacagttggcCGGACTCATTAAATTTGGTGTTCTTGCTCTTGGAGAGATGAAGACGCCGGTTCACTTTCTGCAACATGAACAACACAACAGATGATACAGATGAATGCAGTTGACTCAGTCATGGTGACATGTTGACTCTTGTCATTGTCATGCACAAAGAAGTGTCACACTAACATAAATAGCaaggacaagaaaagaaaaaagaaaaaaaagacagttgaTACTATTtctggctgctgctgaaaaGCTTCATCTGAGGAAGTATTCTTTTTGACTCTTCGGAAAGCGTGGTGatggtgttaaaataaaacctcaGTTCTCCTCACTGGCCTATTTCTAAACAATGACGTGAAGGCTGATACTTTCGAACAAATGCTGTTTTCACTTCTAGTCTACAGTCTGATTTGCAAACCTCTAATGTCTTTAATGAGATGTGTTTTTGAAACTACTTTGTTTAAAAGCCTCATTTAACACATTTGGATGCCAACGTCATCAACGGAAACCACTCATATCATGGTTTCGGTATCCAGTATGCATCTTCATATCTTCAGTACTATCTGTATCTTTCAGATTCTTCACTCCAATGCTGGGTATTAGCTTGAGGATTAAGTTTGAGCTCAGATGAGGCAACACTTTAGTTTGTCagaataatcatcatcatcatttccaaAAACCTTTCCGGAAAAGTAGCATGCACTTTGGTACCATTACTGTCTTTCAGATGATATCAAGATGTAAAGCTTGAGCAGTATCATATGAAACTAGATGACCTAAAGCATCCAATGTTACCAACCAAGCCATGCTAGCTTGTAGGGAAGGAGGCTAAATAAAGCTTCAAAGTTAGGAAAATGTGGGTGAGGGAAAATCTGcataaaactgttaaaagtaTAGAGAACCTTTTAGTCAATGCACAGCAGGTCAGGTGACACATGGGTGTAGTACACAATCCAAGAgatacagaaaataacatttcagataattaattaataatgaatgttTGTTCAAATTAGAAAGTTCTTGCATAATTGGTACCACATTACATGCTTCTTCCTAGGAATTGTGTCAAAGTGAATGGGTGCTTACATCCAGAAGATACTCCTGCACTACTGCATGGAGGATGATGGCGATGAAGAAATAGAAGAGGATGGTAGCGGAGTCTTTCCATCCGTAATGGTACAACGTCACCTCTCCCTCTAAGCACACAAAGGAGgagtgaaaaacacacacacagcatgtttgcaatcagaggtgtgtgtgtgtgtggagaaacaCATTCATGATAGTGACAAAATGATGCAATAACATACACTGTGGATTACAATCagctaaataaaatgtttacagCATGCAGAGGGCACTTTCATTACCACAGAATCAGTTCTCATGTGTGCTGCATACCTGGTGATAGTGTGGTGACATTGTACTGTGGCTGAATGAATAGTATGGCGGTCTTAGCGGTTGCCTGAAAAATGAGATGAGATCGTAATTAGAAACATTTTAGTGAACCTGTCTGGATGCTACCTAAAGAGGCCAGTCATCAGAGTAacaaaaaggtgtgtgtgtgtgtgtgtgtgtgtgtgtgtgtgtgtgcttgtgtgtgtgtgtgtgcttgtgaatGCACAGAGGAGATGGCAAGAAAGGAAGAATCCAAGCATTTCAGGATATATTGTTTATAACATTGTCAGCCCTTCCCTTAGGGCCCCAGGCATTGCAATTTGCCACTGGGAGCTGAATTCCTAAAGGTGTGCTGCTGAAAAGTCTGTCTGGCATGACACGGCTTGTATTGACCTTAGACTTTGACAGAGGTTCATGAATAATTTTAGATCCAGCGTCACCATAAagaactgtatttaaaaaagaacCATTTGCTTGTTACCTCTCGAAATAAAGTAACGTCTACCTGCTGCCAATGTCACAGCCTGCATATGTCTATGaattggatttatttttttataattaaatggTGATGTTCACTTCTCATATTGTTTAATTTGAGCATTTTTACAGGCTTAATCTCACAAGAAAagactgcaactaacaattattttcatgattgaaTAGGCTAATTTGTTgactattaaaaagaaaaaaaatatttccttttaatATCCGAaaacctaaaataaaataaaaaactatcaCACAGTCCAGGGTGACATCTGTCTGATTAGAAATCCCGAACTCAAAAGATAATAAATATAGGCTACAataacagaaaagcagaaaatcctcacatttaaaaaaagctggcatcataaaaatgattgactaatcaattaaatgactaaataatcaGGACTAAAAAGAATATAGAAAGGTCTAAATTAGGCCTATCTCAAGAAATCCCATTTAGGCTGATatgatttggaaaaaaaaccGATTAAGCAATCACTAATTGAAACCC
This genomic interval from Scomber japonicus isolate fScoJap1 chromosome 17, fScoJap1.pri, whole genome shotgun sequence contains the following:
- the tram2 gene encoding translocating chain-associated membrane protein 2, whose protein sequence is MAFRRRNKSYPFFSQEFLIQNHADIVFSLVIFILIGLMFEATAKTAILFIQPQYNVTTLSPEGEVTLYHYGWKDSATILFYFFIAIILHAVVQEYLLDKVNRRLHLSKSKNTKFNESGQLCVFHLVSSVWGLYILITEGYLLHPSSLWENYPHVHLRFQVKFFYLTQLAYWLHALPELYFQKVRKEEISRQLQYICLYLLHISAAYLLNLSRVGLVLLFLQYVSELGFHIARLFYFTDESHQKMFDLWAISFVFTRMSTLTLMFLAVGFGLARSENQGLDLDMGNFNTVLIRMTVLLLVCLTQSWLLWKFIRFQLRRWREFRHEQAVRKKAAAKQPLRPLKRDSLGHHENGVLKAENGASPRTKKLKSP